Below is a genomic region from Helianthus annuus cultivar XRQ/B chromosome 2, HanXRQr2.0-SUNRISE, whole genome shotgun sequence.
GTACAATGTGTGAAGGACTCAGAAAGACATAATCGCTTAGACCATCCACAATCGATGTTTGTGGTTGGAAATATCGAACACAACATATTACTTTGTTGCACAATATCTCCATTATCCAATCTAAATTACAACACACGCATTTGTTCACTTTGTTGACAAATGGCACACCTGTAGGCCTATCGAAATATCGAACACAATGTATAAATATGCTTCAAAAAACGTTTTGAAATTGGATAACTCTCAAAAGTTATAAAGAATGTCTTGATATGGGTGGTTTTATTTCACACGTAAACTAAAATTTGAAGATTCAAAATCGAATTTAGAGTAAATTGCGgttttggtccctatggtttagTGCTTATTGCTATATTTTATAAAATCCAAATGTCTTGCAATTTACATACAAATGTTTCTATTTTATTGCAGTTTTAGTCCATCACACTAACTCCATCCAGTTTATAGTTAAATCTTGATTATATGAGAGGCATGtaaataaaacaaatattaaAGTAAATTGCAATTTTGACCCCTGTGGTATATTACTTGTGTTAGATGAGGACATTATATACACTTTTTAAAACCCTTTTTAATATGTTATACAACCTTTTTTTTTAACTGTGGAATTTATTTCACCCAAAAATGTTATATCAGAACATCTAGTATTTGACAGAAAAATGAGGATAGGAACAAAGTAGGCCTTTAAATCGTATACTTGAAGGGTGAAGTGCAAATTGTGTGTTTTATTTAGTCatgaattttatatatatatatagagaaaggttaacatacaaaaagccttatcgtacattatgtacgcgacACGCGTAACCGTCTGATCAGGGGAATAATCACGCTTTGGACATGTAATCACGCTTTGGACATGTAATCACGCATGGGGGTAGTTTTTTTGGGAAAATCACGCATGGgatccaaaatcacgcacgttattttgATCAAAAatgtaattacgcatgttatatacTTTGTCGCGTACGATAATGTAGGATAAGAccttttgtacattatacttattattatatatatatatatatatatatatatatatatatatatatatatatatatataataaagttCCTGTACAAATAACTTTAATGTACTAAACATACGTGAAAAAGGCAAAAAAAATGTGATGttttcgtaattatttgctcgtatggtaattatcaaaattactctacaaatgatcatgtagagtaattttgatcttatagagtaattttgtaaactgttcttgtagagtaattttgatcttgtagagtagtTTTATTTCTAACCCAAAACTTTActcttttgcaatttagaccctttgtttttttacttttaacctaaagctttttatcttttgcaatttaaccccaactCTTTTTagttttcaattttggtccatcatacttttcatcattcccaaatttttcgtttcgttctaaatttagtgagttaacgcaccgcaacgtgcaTGTAGGGTTCAACATTTCTTCGTGTATTTTTTCACGTTTGTCTCGTCGCAACACATCAATATTTCTCCATTTGAGAAGTTCTTCGCAACGCACGGGTCCTGAATTGACTTAGTTATTTCTTCTATATTTTACGTTTCAGTTTAATTTTTCTGcgcaacgagcgtgcgtgattcaaataaaagaacaatatatatatatataggagaaatATCATTtagaaaccaccctttattgcgaaaaccgcgagaaacaatgtgaacacaacaaaatatatatatatatatatatatatacacacacgtgGAATGATATGTTGTTGTCTGCCTTGTATCATTTGAATTCTTGATGTCACGAGGATATGCATCGGATCGAGCGATGATTCTATTAATGCTTGTCAACACGTTAGTTCAAATCAAAGAAAAATAGAAATTACAAGACTAAGGATAATAATGGTTCAGTAGTACTGAAAGCGGGATTTTAGCTGCATAGACAGATAAAGAGCGTGCCATCTCCGGAGAAGATGTTGCAAGGAATCACGTCTTTATTTTAACACTTTTCCTTatttttttgtataaaataaaaaaCTAGGAATTATATCTCTATTTTAACTTAGAAATGGTTCAAAATAGAGCAGGTTTGTTGCAAGTGAATATGTAAGTCACCTGCCTTTTAAATTCATTGTtctatatattgttctatatattaaaaattaaaaattaaaaattaaattaaaaacagaACTATTTGAACAGTAAACAGTAAACATATAATATAGTAATAAAAAATAGTAATAAAAAATGAATTTAATTGATAGTAACATCATTAATGAATGAGCTGGTATTGGGTATCTGTATCGGTATCGAATTTACCAAACCTGGTatatttttggtaccggttcgACACCGGTATTCATCTGTTTTTACCCTCAAATgccggtgtcgtaccagtaccggtaccgatccgtaccgtaccaggtatattcggtaccggtaccacttttggggatttcggtaacggtattttccgtACCGGTTCGTACCGAGTTCATCAAATCccgtagcaacgtagcaatgcaagtaattgcaccgtttatatattacttttcatacacatagtaagtaaactgtatttcgtttgaatgaggttttatatacacaacaacttattttgctttattttttgtcttttctgtaatgaatgaatggTAGCATGtaaaaaaattacgattttcctctcggttcaaaattacgctttcaccctcaattcaaaattacgttttccacctgttcaaaataaaaatatggttttcccctagcagaaaattacgattttacccccgctaaaaattacgatcttctcatcgttttagttttcctttctaacaaaactatagtactgtttttttaattggttgagaattattcggccaacGCCCCGCAACGCGGACGGGGCATCACCTAGTTTCTATAAATAATTGTTTGTGAAGGAATTCTCTTCTTTTTTCGAATACTTGTTTTTATTTCAATTCAGGAAGAAACATGTTcataataattttgttttatttcattggTTAGTTACCAAAATGCCCAGCACATGCCTTTTAATATGTGAATAGGATTTAATTATAtattggatggagttagtgtgagggactaaaactgcaataaaataaaaacatttgTATGTAAATTGCAAGGCATTTGAATTTTGTAAAATATAGCAATAAGCACTAAACTATAAGGACCAAAACCACAATTTACTCTCGAATTTAAATAAAGGAAGGTGGAATGATGTGTATTTTAGTCACTCAAGCATTCGAAAATTTCCATTAAGGTAACACGAATATTAAAATAATTTTAAAAGTCACTCAAGTAACATAATgatacaaaataaaaatatgctAGATTTAAAGATATTGTTACATTCAAAGTCGAAAAATCATAAACTCTTAAACTAAACTTAAATATGTTTTAAAAATCCATCTAGATTTGATTATTTTGAGTAGAATTAAGGATacagtttttttttcattttacaaCTTTATACAAGAAAAGCTTTATAAGTCCTTGACTAAATGACTAGTGCAAATGTGCATTAAAGAGCCCAAGCTTGAACAAGCCGAGCCTTAACGAGCGTAAgttcgagcctgaaatagagctcgtttagttatcgatTCGGTTAAAAACTCGTGATCaactcggttaaaagctcgaacaaGCCGAGCCTTAATGAACCCGAGTTCAAGCTCGAGcttgaaatagagctcgtttagctatcgagcctgaaatacaaagctcgtttaggctcacgagcctaaacgaacccaaacataattttattttttatatatataatacaataataataatgataacatTGGCTAGCCGAGCTCGGGTAACCTTTGGCTCGTTGTTGAAGCGAGCTCGAGCCGTACTTTTAGCTAGtttgaggttgttctcaaaatagttcgagccgagctcaagctttgGGTTTTACTTGCGAGCCCAACTCAAGCTTCATTAAAACATAACGAGCCGATCTCGAGCCTAGTTGAGATCAGGCTCGGCCCGACTCATTTACACCCCTACATTTGGCATGTTTTTTAGAGGTAGGACATTTTGCCATTTAGGCATGTTTTCGATATCGGACTTTTCAATTTTGGGCTTATTGGCTTCTTTAAGATACCTCATGGGCTAAGTTTTTAACTGGGCTTGTTGGCATGCTTTCTTTCGGGTTTATGACCCATCTAGGATTTTAGGGTATCATACCAAATACTTCAGAATAAGATACCAAGGACACTTCAATATATACTAAAAATCTAACTAGCATGTAAACTTTATAGAACTATTTTGTGTTTGTACATAATGAAAGACGACTCACAAAAATAACAATTTGATCCGATGATTTTGAGTTCATATCCCCTTGGAGTTTAACAAATAGGGTATATACAAGTCACACTTGAATCTTTTGGCATCCAAAAACTAGATAGAACTATTATTGTATGATATCTCAGCATCAACTTCATAGATTCCATTAGCAAAAGTTGACATTATATAATATAACTTCATGGATTCCTTTATATTCAATTGTCAACAAACTGAACTAAATATCTAAATAAAAATAGTTTAATATAATTTTAtgtttcaataaaacaaaaccaaTATTTTTTTGTTGTCTAAAATCTAGATAAACTAACTTATATTTCATAAGATTCCATTTTGACGTAGATCTACGTGGAAAAGCACAAGACTTTGGCGAAATACCTTAAATAACGATATCCAGAAAGTTCGAATGAGAAAAACGCCGAAccacaaaaaaatgaaaaaaaacgtAACAAATAATTCACTTCAGCCGAGCCGAATGGTACCGTGTACTTTTAGATTATGACATAACAAGTCTAAAAGACAGTGAGAAGATTTTAAAGTTTTTAATTTATGTGGTTATCATCATGTGTATTTTCTAAAAAGGGTATCTTATAATTGAAACTTgagttatttttaatgatcaacaAGGAAAAAAACACCTCAGACCCGAAACATTGTAGGACCAGTTAAAGAAAAATTCTGCTCCACAAGTATAGTAGACCATCGTTCGACGAAGAAAAAACCCTAGGCCATCGGTGGAcacaaaaaaaacccaaaaaacaaAGGGTGTGATATGTAAAGATTGAGAAAATGCAAGGGAGGCAAGTGTAAATGTAGATTACAAAGAAACGTGGTCATGTATCTGCCCTAACAAGTGACCACCCTATCCAAAATCTCATCTCTTGCTATTTAACCAAATAACCATAAAAAACAATTTACACAACATTTCATATAACAAAACACACAACATTGTTAAAGGGTGAAGAAGCATTAATAGAAGATGGCTCAAACGATGTTGTTGACATCTAACACCATCATTTCGGACCAACCGTTGCTTCGATCACTTAGACCCAAACCTTTCTCACATCGTGTACTCGCTCCGGGTCTTCTCCCAAACTCGTCTACGACATTTTTGAGCCCGGTTGCTCTTTTTAAACCCAAGACAAAAGCTGCCCCCAAGAAGGTTGGTATATATAGTTTCACCCTATTTGTTTTATTAAGTTTCATAATTTTTATAGGGTTTTGAATCAATTTAACTATTATAAAATAAGACAATACGGGTCAAGGACGTTGAAAAATAAGACCTAACAATCAAATAgaagaaaataaattaatagTTTAGTTTCTAATTAAACTAGTAGAATTCCCCCGCGTGTTGCGCGAGAATTCGGTTGGTATTGGTTCAGTTTATTATGGTATTGAAACGGTACTGACACTTGATATAGCAACtgaaaaataaaacccaaaaaaatcaTGATATTCCCAAATGGATATGGACGCGTGTTTACATCTATGGAAAACCATAAAAGTGAATATCTTGTTCAGTTGGAATCGACATGGTACCGATACTGTTGGGGAGATATCAGTTCGGTTCTTCACAATACCGGTACAGTACGAACACTCGCTATAGCTTACGATATAAAAAGTACTCTGTATCACTACTGAAGTTGTTCGGACGGTATCGATATCGATATGGTTCGTCACGATAAAAAAGACTCCATTACATTTGACCCGTTAAATTTTGAATAAAAATTTTATCTGtacgtaaataaaaataagcaGTATAACTAAAAAAGAAAATCATAAATCATAGTTTCAAAGGCCTGTAACTGAATTAAATGTAAATGGGGACTTTTAGTTTTAAAATACAATAAGAACATGCTTAGCAATCAAATATATTTCTTGTAAATCGCTATGTTGAATTAATAGGATGATCCATTGACGAAGGTAAAACCTTGGTTAGGACCAAAGGACGTAGGGTATAAttagttttacaaataaaggattatgactgtaattattaaagttaaagagTATACattgcaattcgatacaaacataaagacgAAAAGTGTAGTTTACcctttaatatataaatatagtAATGTTACTATTTATAAGAATggtattttaatatatatatatatatatatatatatatatatatatatatatatatatatatagataattaatattttaGTTTCTAATTAAATGGTGTATATAATCAACTTAAATTAGAAATTAGATTATATATCAATAACAAGTTAGGAGTTAACAAGTGTGGAGTTACTGTAGCGTTTGTCAAATCATGATACagtaactttttttttcttttttgcatTTTAGTCTTTTAACTTTCAGTTTTTACGCTTACGCCTTCTTTACCTTTCTAAAACTTTATGGAACGTTATTCTCACCAACTTGAGTTTTAAatgcttatttttatatatgtatgtatcggtataaattcaagttggtttacgtGTTAACACGAgccgggtcaaatataatacgttttcattagacGTTATAAATTCGCGCTACTTTACGTTTCGACGTTGCCGCACCACGCAAGAGAAATTTACTAAGTTAATATAAATGCACAAACACTTTAACTTATTACTTTAAGGGTAATACATAATGCTATTATTATACGATCCGTATACTTTCTCTCTTACACTATATCTTACACGAGTTGTGTTTGTATGTTTTATTCTTACACAATTAACTTCTCGAGTTCGAATCATTTCATCTAATGAAAACACATACATATGCAGGCTGTGACACCCCCTCCGAAGCTAAAAGTCGAAGATGGCATTTTCGGCACATCGGGAGGTATCGGATTCACGAAGCAAAACGAGCTCTTTGTTGGCCGTGTAGCTATGCTTGGCTTTGCTGTGAGTATTGGCTCAATACTATTATGTTTGTACATATTGATTGTTTAACaaaaaatgaacaaatatatatatatatatatatgctagtGTCACATATACTATATTTGGTGTGACTTATGTAGGCATCATTGTTGGGAGAAGGAATAACCGGAAAGGGAATTCTATCCCAACTCAATTTGGAAACCGGAATTCCGATTTATGAAGCCGAGCCACTTCTTctcttcttcatcctcttcaCACTCCTTGGAGCCATTGGAGCTTTGGGTGATCGCGGTCGGTTTGTTGATGAGCCAACCGGACTTGACAAGGCTATTATTCCTCCCGGAAAGGGGTTCCGATCTGCATTGGGTCTTAGCGAAGGAGGTATTCCTCGTTAATATTAAACATCCGAGCAACGGTTATAACGATTTTGGTGTTAGCGATATAATATATTAGTTAGGATTTATTGAATAAAACCTAAGTGATATATTATAtctatatactaggttagaaccccgtgtattacacgggctgaataaatataattttatatactaagtaataaaaaagttacatctttaaaaacccgTACATTGCAAGATTGAataaccacgtgtattacatgaCTTAAATACGAATAATGTAATCAACTAACACACACAATTATCAatatatgtttttagaaaaaaaaatgaactttgatgtaacattttactttgttttttattttattattaagtTAAATTAGATGCTTCTGTATTACATaagttataacattttactttatttatttttttattaataggtTAGAAACTTGTGTGTTATACGTGGTTGAATCAATgtaatattaaatagttattaataagcaaaaaaaataaaagacagatttaagaaaaaaaatattaaatatataagagacaagcaaaaaaaaaagaaataaaataattatagaGCAATAATCATtgaaattattattaataaataaccCGTTATATTAATCAATATATTGATTGACAAAATGATCCATTTGTATTAATTATATAGATAGATTATTCAGATGTTTCTTAGCTAAAAGAACATACAAAAGTATGTAGGAATAACATATGTCATGTAAATAAGTGAGATTGAGTGGGTTAAAaaaattacatagttagtccaaatgttacaaaatgaaaagttaataccctagaaggtgattttaaactattagtacctaagtctgttattttgtgcaaaccacagggactaactatatAATTAACTCGTTAAAAAAAGTCGATGGAGAATACTGAAAATCACAtgtattaatattttatttatataagagttaattacatagttagtccctgtggtttgcacaaagtatgtaattaactctttatataATTTAAAGATAATTTTATGTGAAGTGaatagattatttttatatatctttGAATTTTAGTCTTATCATTTATTAATATCTATATAAtgaatatttttaattataaaaataagtatatataattaagtaggagataatTAAGGAGGAGATAATGGatatatttaattatataaaaatatgtatttataattaagtaggagataatTAAGGAGGGAAAAGAGGCGGGAAAACAAAAAAATAGATAGttccaatgaatgacacgtgtccactattggtttactttattatatgtatagatatagGTATAATTACAATAACTccatataattatattatatttaatatatttatggCTGGCACTTGTATCTTTTTTAAATAATATGATGAGATAAATAGTTGTAACAAAACATTTTGTATGATGTAAATTTGGGTTGTGTTGTTTATAGGTCCATTGTTCGGGTTCACCAAGGCGAACGAGCTCTTTGTCGGTAGGTTGGCCCAATTAGGTATCGCTTTCTCGTTGATCGGAGAAATTATCACTGGAAAAGGAGCTCTAGCACAGTTAAACATCGAGACTGGACTTCCAGTAAGCGAGATTGAGCCACTTGTGTTGTTTAATGTTGCTTTCTTCTTCATTGCCGCCTTGAATCCTGGTACTGGGAAATTCGTCACAGACGAAGAGGAAGACTAGATCACCATCAAGTTGGGGTTTTGAATCGAGCcggggtctcattggaagcatcctctttattcctacggggtagaggtaaagctgtctacatcttaccctccttagaCCCTACCTTAACTGTGCTATTGGTggaatttactgagtatgatgatggtGATGTATTTGTGTTATTTATAGTATTGACGTGTGAAGTGTGACTAAGTACACACCATGTAATAGAACTGGTTTATTTAGAAACTATGTAAATATTTTAATCATATCATATAATTTATTAGaaatttttatttagtttaatgaATACGTTTAGGTTCATGTTGAATTAAATCGAACACTTCATTTAGAGTAAATTAAGCGAATCATTAATCCTTGAGTTTGAGAAGATTACGATTATGATCAACAACCATCACACTTTTTGTCATTTAAATTGATTACCTTGAAGTTGAAAGTTTCTTTTACATTCTAAAAAAAAATACCAAAGTAAAAAAATTACCAAAACCCCTCCCAAACAAGGTTTTTCTGACCACCTAAAAGTGGGTTTTGTCTAAAAATAAATTAATGTGACAGTTTTGTAACTAGGATTCTTTTGTTTTatcaaaatataaaacaaaaatcaAGTACAAAAAGGATCTAccacaaaaaaagaaaaaaaaaaccagtaTAAACATTTAGCATAAAAATGCTATACAACAAATTAATACAACacaattttttagttttttttgtgTAATTCTTTATATTACAATATGATattcaaattaaagataaaaagatgtTTGATTTTATGGTgcaaatttttctaaaaaataatGTTTTATTCAAACTTATAAACATTTAAAAAATGGAGAGAATTTGAAAAATATCAACAAATGTGGTCATTTCAAAAGTAGCGTTACATTTTTTTTCTACACTATGATCTTAGCcattaatttaaaaattaaaGGTTAAGATACGTTCTTAGTCTACGTAGGTAAAATCAATTGTACAAGCGACATACGAAGCGTCGCCGGAGAGTCTATCGGAGTTTGCCGTCGAAATAGTGTGCGAGGTCCCGTTCTTTCAACCGGAAGGATCGGTTTGTACCTTACATCCTATCTTGATTTTGCGTCTCCTCCTCTCGGTCGTCTTCCATATCCTGGTAAGTGTAACGATTCCTCCTCTACCCTCTTTTCCCACAGTGGTTTCTGGATCTCTTCGGGGCTTAGCGGGTCTGATATTGATCGCGGCTATCTGAGTATAGTTAAGCTAGATCGATTCGAATCCCATTAACACCCTTAGGGTCGAGTTGCCATTGTTTCGTTTGCTTGTTTTGGAGGAGTAGGGGAGTGGTTCTGTTCTATTCCGATTACATCCGCTGTTCTAGGTTGTGTTTCTCTTGGGTCCCTTAAATGGATAGGAGAGGAAGGGGAGGTACAGAGACAAGAAGGTGGAGGACAAAAGAAAATACGGGAGAGTACAACATTCAGGAAGAAGATGAGGAAGAATGGGAAAAGGTAAAGAAGAAGAAAGGTAAGGAGAAGGTTGGTGACGAACCTAGTACCACAATTTTCATCGCGAATCTACCGGAAGATGTCTCAAGAAAAGAAATTTGGCTGGAATGTAGGAGATGTGGCAATATTACAGATGTATACCTACCTTTTAAAAAAGACTCGAAAGGAAAAAGGTTTGCGTTTGTCAGATTCAATAAGTTTCGGGATCTGGAGAAACTGATTCGGGCACTCAACAGCATATGGATTGGGGAAAAGAAGATAATGGCAAATGTGTCTAAATTTGAAAGAGAGGACATCGTAGAAGGGAGAGGAGGCAGAAGAATGCATGGCAATGTAGGAGGCACGTACAAAAAAATGCAATGGGCAAAAAGTCAAGAAAACTTGAACCGGAATAACGTAAATCAGGAAGCAGTCATAGGGGGGTATGGAAGCGGTAATGTGGGGAATGGAAGGTCGTACCTGGATGCAGTGAAAGGGATCAGAAGGCAAGAACAAAGGGCCTCAGTGGTGTTACCGGAAGACTGTATGAATGACATAGGTGATTGGAACAAAAGAACTTTCTTGTTAAAAGCAAAAACATTAGAGAACCTATGCAAAGCTAAGGAAATCCTAAGAGATATATGTTCACATTCTATGGAGGTGAGATATGCAGGAGGGATGAACATCACGGTCACTGTAGGATCCCAGATGGTTGCGGAGGAAATAATGACCGATTATAAACAACAGTTTGAGGAGTTCTTTACACAGGTAACGTTATGGAAAGAAGACATGAATCGTTGTGAAAGACTTGCATGGATTAGGATTTATGGCGTTCCAATAAGCCTAAGGAATAAGGAAGCTTTCAATACTATCGGATGTCATCTTGGTGAAGTAATAAGAGAACCAGAAGCAAACATGGAGGACAATAATCTTACGTGTGCTCATCTTGGCGTTATCGTCAACACAGGGAAAGTGTTCAATGAGGAAATTTTGGTCCAATACAAAAATGTAACATTCAAATGTTGGGTTTCAGAGGTTTCGGGCAATTGGGCACCTAAGTTCGTTGAAGACGAGTCACCGTTCATTAATATTCCGGTAATAACAAATGATGAATCCGGCGAAAAAGAAGATGAGGTGCAGGTAAACGGCCAGAATTCAAACAGTATCCCCGACGGCGGTAATGGCGAAATTCCGGTGGAGAAGGAAATTGGATCGGAGAAGTCTAAAGGGCAAGAAAATGAAGAGTCACATAGGGAAGAGAGGAGTGACTCACCAGCATTAAATTTTGGTGGGAATTGGCAAGAAGCATTTGCTGAACACATGGGGAATGGTGAGAGACAGGAAGACATATATCCGAGGAATCCAAATTTAATGAATCTAAATGATAGCAATAGTGGGACCAACacaatttttaattttaaatcaaATAAGGTGGGGACAGGCGAAAATATTGGGCCGGAAGTAGAACAAAACTACTGTAGCAGGCCCAGTGAAAACATAATAGATGAAGAAGTAAACGGGAGTGGGCCAGAAAGTGATGATCCGTTT
It encodes:
- the LOC110925227 gene encoding photosystem II 22 kDa protein, chloroplastic: MAQTMLLTSNTIISDQPLLRSLRPKPFSHRVLAPGLLPNSSTTFLSPVALFKPKTKAAPKKAVTPPPKLKVEDGIFGTSGGIGFTKQNELFVGRVAMLGFAASLLGEGITGKGILSQLNLETGIPIYEAEPLLLFFILFTLLGAIGALGDRGRFVDEPTGLDKAIIPPGKGFRSALGLSEGGPLFGFTKANELFVGRLAQLGIAFSLIGEIITGKGALAQLNIETGLPVSEIEPLVLFNVAFFFIAALNPGTGKFVTDEEED